The following are encoded together in the Daucus carota subsp. sativus chromosome 5, DH1 v3.0, whole genome shotgun sequence genome:
- the LOC108192473 gene encoding oxysterol-binding protein-related protein 1C-like, with the protein MRNHVLRFISSLKTLSQKRTPIMPSGSDLTANSNNQMDTKLNDLVAANGICGVLQKWVNYGKGWKPRWFLLEDGVISYYKIHGHRKVFVHQDTFKGFRIIGDDSNKRILRSSSKSSNNSKAGIHDFTPVGQVHLKVSSIRESRSDDKRFSIFTGTKRLHLRAETREDRQQWLEALHAVKGMFPRMSNTELLSPIDNVTVSTEKLRKRLLEEGVSEEAIQDSEQIMRNEFAYLQSQLILVRQKHWLMVDTLRHLETDKVDLENTVVDETQRQLKGVGTSSRSLLEKYSEGSASESEDDNERVDNVEEESDEDDNAFFDTQEYLSSNSFRSSGSDYLTSSFSSDEEFSSELQGIDPSIRSAGATFPKVKRRKKLPDPVEKEKSVSLWSMIKDNIGKDLTKVCLPVYFNEPLSTLQKCYEDLEYSYLLDRAYEWGKSGNSLMRILNVAAFAVSGYASTEGRSCKPFNPLLGETYEADFPDKGLRFFSEKVSHHPMVVACHCEGTGWKFWGDSNLKSKFWGRSIQLDPVGILTLEFDDGEVFHWSKVTTSIYNLILGKLYMDHYGTMRIQGSRNHSCKLKFKEQSIMDRNPHQVQGNVQDMNGKTVATLFGKWDESMHYVDGTSAKGKRSDQSEAHLLWKRNKPSKFPTRYNFTRFAMTLNEMTPGLRDQLPRTDSRLRPDQRCLENGEYEMANAEKLRLEQRQRQARKMQERGWKPQWFAKCEGSESYQYIGGYWEARENGNWDSCPDIFGQISSDQVAD; encoded by the exons ATGCGCAACCACGTCCTCCGTTTCATTTCATCGCTTAAAACCCTCTCCCAGAAACGCACACCAATTATGCCTTCGGGATCCGACCTGACCGCAAACTCCAACAATCAAATGGATACAAAATTGAATGATTTGGTGGCTGCCAATGGAATCTGCGGTGTTTTACAGAAATGGGTTAATTATGGTAAGGGATGGAAGCCTAGGTGGTTTCTTTTGGAAGACGGTGTGATTTCGTATTATAAGATTCATGGTCATCGGAAGGTGTTTGTTCATCAGGACACTTTCAAAGGCTTTAGAATTATTGGTGATGATTCGAATAAGCGCATTTTAAGGAGTAGTAGTAAGTCTAGTAATAATTCGAAAGCTGGAATTCACGATTTCACGCCTGTTGGCCAAGTTCATCTCAAG GTTTCATCAATTCGAGAAAGCAGGTCGGATGACAAAAGGTTTTCGATATTTACGGGTACTAAGAGGCTGCATCTCAGGGCAGAAACTCGCGAGGATCGCCAGCAGTGGCTTGAAGCATTGCATGCTGTAAAGGGCATGTTCCCCCGAATGTCCAATACTGAACTATTGTCTCCTATAGACAATGTCACAGTTTCAACAGAAAAGTTACGGAAACGCCTGTTGGAAGAGGGTGTCAGTGAGGAAGCTATCCAGGATAGTGAACAAATAATGAGAAATGAGTTTGCATATCTGCAGAGCCAACTTATTCTTGTTCGGCAGAAACACTGGCTTATGGTTGACACACTGCGACATTTAGAG ACTGATAAGGTTGATCTGGAGAACACGGTGGTTGACGAGACTCAAAGACAACTGAAGGGGGTTGGAACGTCCTCTAGATCTCTGCTGGAAAAATATAGTG AGGGAAGTGCAAGTGAATCTGAAGATGATAATGAAAGAGTAGACAATGTGGAGGAAGAGTCAGACGAGGATGATAATGCCTTCTTTGACACTCAAGAATATCTCTCATCAAATTCATTCAGAAGCAGTGGGTCCGACTATCTAACATCATCTTTTTCATCAGATGAAGAATTTAGCTCAGAGTTACAGGGCATTGACCCTTCAATTAGGTCTGCTGGTGCTACCTTCCCCAAAGTTAAGCGTCGTAAGAAATTGCCGGACCCGGTGGAAAAGGAAAAGAGTGTTAGTCTGTGGTCCATGATTAAAGACAATATTGGGAAAGATCTTACTAAAGTATGTCTTCCAGTGTACTTTAATGAGCCTCTCTCCACTCTCCAGAAGTGTTATGAAGATCTTGAATACTCGTATCTTCTTGATCGGGCATATGAATGGGGCAAAAGT GGTAATAGCCTTATGAGGATCCTGAATGTAGCTGCATTTGCAGTTTCTGGTTATGCTTCTACTGAAGGAAGGAGTTGCAAACCATTTAATCCGTTGCTGGGGGAGACGTATGAGGCTGACTTTCCCGATAAAGGCCTTCGATTTTTCTCTGAAAAG GTTAGTCACCATCCAATGGTTGTAGCATGCCACTGTGAGGGTACAGGATGGAAATTTTGGGGAGATAGCAATTTGAAAAGTAAATTTTGGGGTCGCTCAATTCAGCTTGATCCTGTTGGAATCTTGACCCTGGAATTTGATGACGGTGAAGTTTTTCACTGGAGTAAG GTCACAACATCCATATACAACCTTATTTTGGGGAAGCTGTATATGGACCACTATGGCACAATGCGGATACAGGGAAGCAGAAACCATTCATGTAAACTTAAGTTCAAAGAACAGTCTATTATGGATCGGAATCCTCATCAg GTGCAAGGCAATGTCCAAGATATGAATGGAAAGACAGTTGCCACTTTGTTTGGGAAGTGGGATGAAAGCATGCATTATGTGGATGGAACCTCTGCTAAAGGAAAGAGATCTGATCAGTCAGAAGCTCATCTGCTCTGGAAGCGAAACAAACCTTCTAAGTTCCCTACTAGATATAATTTCACACGCTTCGCAATGACACTGAATGAGATGACTCCTGGATTAAGG GACCAGCTGCCGCGAACAGATTCGAGGCTAAGACCTGATCAAAGATGCCTAGAAAATGGGGAGTACGAGATGGCAAATGCTGAAAAGCTAAGATTAGAGCAGCGACAGCGGCAG GCTCGTAAAATGCAGGAGAGGGGATGGAAGCCACAATGGTTTGCCAAGTGTGAAGGAAGTGAATCTTACCAGTATATAGGTGGATATTGGGAAGCTAGGGAAAATGGAAACTGGGATTCATGTCCGGATATATTCGGTCAAATATCTTCTGACCAGGTGGCAGACTAA